A single genomic interval of Herpetosiphonaceae bacterium harbors:
- a CDS encoding GDSL-type esterase/lipase family protein — protein sequence MMELFAAEQQRSRRQSTRFGGVTRRLLGMVAAAGLVVSQLAAPVTAAPSQPPSTAVTWKYTALGDSLGTGFLAQRGYVPRYQTYMQTDTGSTISLSNLSQNGWTSTDLLNALRTNATFRNAVSSSQVVTWDIGGNDLRAARDRYKARTCGGTDNQDCLRATRVQLKANWDAIVAEILALRSTSTTIIRTMDAYNPYVDEDKAADTWAADNGLNDFQAFKPYVDEAAEHVRLSAAANNIPYAKVYAAFNGPNGDIDPHSKGYLAFDGLHPNDTGHKVIADLLRGLGYAPLK from the coding sequence ATGATGGAACTGTTCGCCGCAGAACAGCAGCGCTCACGCAGACAATCCACCCGCTTCGGCGGCGTTACTCGTCGCTTGCTCGGCATGGTCGCAGCAGCAGGCCTGGTCGTATCACAGCTCGCAGCGCCGGTCACGGCTGCACCCAGCCAGCCGCCGTCCACCGCAGTAACCTGGAAGTACACGGCGCTTGGTGATTCGCTGGGGACCGGGTTTTTGGCCCAGCGCGGCTATGTGCCACGGTATCAGACCTATATGCAGACCGATACAGGCTCGACCATCAGCCTGAGCAATCTCTCACAGAATGGCTGGACCAGCACCGATCTGCTCAATGCGCTGCGCACCAACGCTACCTTCCGCAATGCGGTTAGCAGCTCGCAGGTCGTGACCTGGGACATCGGCGGCAACGATCTGCGGGCAGCCCGTGACAGGTATAAAGCGCGAACCTGTGGCGGCACTGATAATCAAGATTGCCTTCGCGCAACCCGAGTCCAGCTCAAAGCCAACTGGGATGCGATCGTGGCGGAAATCCTGGCGCTCCGCAGCACCAGCACCACCATCATTCGGACCATGGACGCATACAACCCGTATGTGGACGAGGACAAAGCTGCGGATACCTGGGCCGCGGATAACGGTTTGAACGATTTCCAGGCCTTCAAGCCCTACGTCGATGAGGCTGCCGAGCATGTGCGGCTCAGCGCGGCGGCCAATAATATTCCCTACGCCAAAGTGTATGCCGCGTTCAACGGCCCGAACGGCGATATCGATCCGCACAGCAAGGGCTATCTCGCCTTCGACGGCTTGCACCCCAATGACACCGGCCACAAAGTGATCGCCGATCTGCTGCGTGGCCTGGGCTACGCCCCGCTCAAGTAG